The DNA window ATGGCTACAGCACACTTCATACAGCAGGATATATTCATTCAAAGGTTTTACTTTGGCAGATTAATTTCGCTTTATTCGTACTGTAACTGTATCGAATCCCCGGCAGCTTCCAAGTTGAATGGATCTGCCATgcgttttctttttcctttatcGAAACTACTTCAATCTGTGcttaaatatttatgtttatctgACACTTTCCATGTTCAGTCGTGGTGTTAGCTGTGTGTAAAATCAATAGATGAACAGCTGAATTAAACTGTGTGATGTATCTGTGAATTTGATTGGGATAAATTTAAACAGGTTTATTGAGTTCATTTGAATTCATCAATGTTGTACTTATTACAGTATAGGAAGCCACTCAGAAGTGCACCGTGTCTGAGACCCCTTGTTTAAGGTGTCACATGGATGCCATTTCCCATTGATGGGAGATTATAATGCAGTCTGTGCTATTGTTTTTGGTGGGATTACTTCTCTAAAACACCAAAACACATAAACCTGCATAAGTTTGTTATTGTTTCATAAACAACATTTGCTCAAGATCTTTTTAAAGTCTTTTATTTGGATATTCAAATCAAGATaatggaaaatataaaaataagccTAAAACTGTTTCAGTCTTATTGTAGAAATACAGGATGAGGATGTCTTGTGCTTTACATcttatataatagtaataattttttttatgtatgatAAGTAAGTATGTGTTAAAAAGCTTCAGTTCTAgagaaattatattataatattaaatatcctaaaatcagttttaaaaaacTATTAACTatccatgtacagtattgttACAAGTCTGATTCATAACAGTGCCAAAAGGACAGAAATATtagtataaaattatatatgtcACATTAGCAGCCCCGTATTTAATATTTCTAACATGTGATTGTTAATTTTGGTTGTCCTGACTGTAGTCAAATACTGAACCCCAACGTGAATAACaagctttgtttattattgtctaTATTAGGGATGTCCTCAACACTCTGTATCTGGTATTCTTCCAGTGAGGTCAGGATGTCTACACACCGGTTTTCCATTAATACATAACTCATCACATGGCACAGTTTTTCCTTTACTGGTGGAGTTTATCCATAACCCGCAGTACGTCATCCAATATAGAGGGCCCCAGGTCTAgattaaaagtgaaagttgtgtCAAATTCATCTGGCTGGAATTCCTCAGGAGCAGTCTGTGTTGAAGCTTTACCTGAGCTGAGGCTCCCCCAGACAGGGCTTTTACTGATACAAGGCTCTTCTTGATTCAGTTCGTAAGCTTCTTCCTCTGCATCCTCAGTGTCCAGAAGCGGGAGAGAGTTACATTTTACACGTGTTTCAGTCAAAGGCTGGTATCGGAACCCCCAGTCATCGCTTTCCTGGCTCGGCTCTGTTTCGTTCATGAGGCGAGGAGGCTTTTGAGGAGGCATACAAGCCTGGAGCAGGTTCTGCTCACTCTGAGAGCTTTGCAGCAGCAACCTGCTGCCCTGCTTCAGGAAAGAGAGGTCTCCAAAGCTGTCTCTGTTTGCATCCGAGTCAACGTGGGTGAGGTGTCGGAAATCTGCCAGTGGAAGACTGATCATGTTCACGGACAGAGATTTCCTCTTTGACGATCTCCTTGGCCATCTTCCTGAAGGAGGCTTACCTTGTAATGTTGTCCTTAGGGGCATCCTGCTGAATTTGGTCAAACGCTAAAAACACTCGATGTAAGGGATCTTTATGGATAGCACATCAAGGAAAactttattctaaaaaaaagacaaaatgag is part of the Tachysurus fulvidraco isolate hzauxx_2018 chromosome 12, HZAU_PFXX_2.0, whole genome shotgun sequence genome and encodes:
- the LOC113660286 gene encoding cdc42 effector protein 3-like, whose translation is MPLRTTLQGKPPSGRWPRRSSKRKSLSVNMISLPLADFRHLTHVDSDANRDSFGDLSFLKQGSRLLLQSSQSEQNLLQACMPPQKPPRLMNETEPSQESDDWGFRYQPLTETRVKCNSLPLLDTEDAEEEAYELNQEEPCISKSPVWGSLSSGKASTQTAPEEFQPDEFDTTFTFNLDLGPSILDDVLRVMDKLHQ